Part of the Nostoc sp. ATCC 53789 genome, CGCAATCTTAGATGTAATATTGGCCATTGAATCGGCTTAGTAATAAAGTCAGTTGCACCCAAAGCAAAAGCTTTATCTACGGTTGCCTGATCGGAAAAAGCAGAAATCATTAACACTGGTGTGTTTTTGCCGTTGGAAAGTGCTTGCAGTTGAGCGCAGCAACTAAACCCATCCATCACCGGCATCATAATATCCAACAGTACTATATCTGGTTGGAGGCGAGTATAGATAGCGATCGCCTCTAGCCCGTTACTTGCTTCTTCCACCTGATACCCTGCATCTGTCAATTGCTTACACAGATGCATTCGCATAAAATTGTCGTCGTCTACAACCAGAATCAGTTTAGTCATTGGAGTTTATCCTGGGAGCGATCGCCCTTCGTTTCACTTTTTCGCATTACTGGGAGGATGTCAACTGATTGTAGCGAGGGGACAGGGGGCAGGGGAGCAGGGGAGCAGGGGAGCAGGGGAGCAGGGGGGCAGGGGAGCAGGGGGAAGAGGAAAATGACTCCTGCTATGGAACCGGAAGATGGGTTTGAGTCCGCTACTTCAACAAGCTGGGTTAAATTCCCCCTTGCCCCCTTCCCCACAGGCAAATGTCATGAAAAATTGATATTTATGCCAGGAGCAACACTGTGCTAGCTACTAATGTTATCTTTTCATGACATTCTGTTCCCAGGAAAGCTTATAAATTCGTAATATAGTCAAAAAAGCTATAGAAAACACTTGATCCCTAGATATGCTTAGTGGTTAATATTGACTTAACAAACAGAACTTCTTCGATCCCAAAGAAATGCTAATTTTGGCATAACCAGGAATTGCCTAGAAGTTACCTCAATTTAAAAACAGATTAAAAAACTTAAAACTGGGCAAAACCAGGAGTCAGGAATAAGAAATTCATCTGGATGTGGATGACCTTTTATATAGCATTCTTTAACCAGGGGAAATCATTTACCGCTTACACTACTGGAGGCCAAATTAATGGCAAAAGAACGCCCGCCCCTAGAGGAGATGACCTTACGGCAACTACGAAGAGTTGCCAGCGAATATAGCATCTCTCGCTATAGCCGAATGCGTAAATCACAATTGCTGGCATCAATTTTAGAAGTCCAGCGAAGCAAAACTTTGCTCAGTCCATCTCGTTCATTGGAGGCACAGGAAACCGTGGAAGCTGCTAAGTTTGAATTAGGTCAGGAAGATCGTACAGGTGGATCTCTAGCTGATGTTGATGAAGGACTCGCAGATTTGCCTTCTGGCTATGGTGAAAGCCGGATTGTCCTCTTACCACGCGATCCACAGTGGGCTTACACTTACTGGGATATCCCCAATGAACATAAAGAGGAACTACGCCGCCAAGGTGGACAACAACTCGCACTACGGATTTATGATGTTACCGACATCAATATCGAATACCAAAGCCCTCACAGCATTCAAGAATATCCTGCTGATGAACTAGCTAGAGAATGGTATCTACCAGTTCCAGTTAGCGATCGCGATTATGTGATAGATATCGGCTATCGTGCTGCTGATGGTCGCTGGTTAGTACTAGCTCGTTCTGCTAGAGTACACATTCCCCCCGTCTATCCTTCAGACTGGATTGAAGATGTCTTCATTACTGTCAACTTTGAAGAAGATTTGCGCGGTAAGACTCAGTACGAACTAGTTCCCCCAGCCAAGAAGATTGCAGCTACAGCTACCGCCAATGGTGGTGTAAACACTAACGGCAATCCTATCTACGACCAAATCTTTGGTTTAGCCGAATCTGCCGAAGCGCTACGAGTTGCTGGTTCTATCTTCGGTTCTCAGCATCAAGTACCAGGTTCAGCGCGTCCTGAACAAGCTCTTAGTTCCTACATTTTCCCATCTGGTGTGGGTATGTGGGCAGTTCCCACCGTCTCAGGCTTAACCGCTTCCGGTGCAGGAATGTCAGGTGTTGGCTTCTCCGCTTCCGCCGTCCCAGTGCGTCCGCGCCAGTTCTGGTTAATTGCCGATGCTGAATTGATAGTTTACGGTGCAACCGAACCCGACGCTACCGTAACCATTGGCGGCCGTCCAATTCAGCTAAATCCAGATGGAACATTCCGCTTCCAAATGTCCTTCCAGGATGGTTTAATTGACTATCCAATTCTGGCTGTAGCTGCGGATGGTGAGCAAACTCGGTCAATTCAGATGAAATTTAATCGTGAGACACCATCTCGGAATACTAACACTAAAGAAGAAGCTGTTTTAGAATGGTTCTCTTAAGTTGTAGTTATTCAGATTAATTTCAGACTGAAATTTTAAAGCAAGAATTCAGAATCCAGAATCCAGAAATCATAATTAAGAAGCCATAATCTCCTTGATTTTCTAATCATTCTGGATTCTGACTCCTGACTTCTGAATCCTTACATTTTAAATTATTCCCCGCTATAGTAATTCTGTAGCGGTTTTTTTGCATTATTATGTCAACCAAAAAATTATTTTTGTTATTTATCTCGATAATTGGTGCAAGCTTGTTATCAGGTTGTCAACAGATTGAAGCAAATCCAGTCCCCAAAGCATCTAAAACTTGCCCTGGCAAAGATCCTAAATTCAGTATTGATTTTTTTAAAACCAATAATCAAGGTAAAAAAAATTCCAGAGGTATTAACAATGTGATTATTTTTAATCCCAAATCAGCAGAATTAGATTTCAAAGTTAATCTCGGTCTATCTCATAAACTCTACGCCAAAGATACCAGAGGTAAGCTGCGTAAAGAATACATTCCAAAACAGTTTCATGAACTCATCGGCGATGAGAATGCCAAATTGAACGGACAGCTACCCATTGCCGCAATTAATGCCGACTACATAGATACTGATAATAAGCCACAAGGTTTAAATATCTCTCGTGGTATAGAATATTCAGGAGCGTTTAAAAACAAACGTTCTTCCTTTGGGATATCAGGAGGTACACCCAACCAGAGGCAGGCTACTATCCAAGCTGGTAGAAGAAACAACGATATTCTCAATTACAATTTAGTAGGCGGTAATGGCAGATTCTATCGTCAGGGTAAGTTTAAAAATATTTGTCAAGATTTGGGAGAATTTGCTTGTAAAAATGCAACTAATCGCTCTCTGGCTGCTATCACTAATCAAGGCTATGTAATACTATTAGTTAATGACTTAAAAGCTAATTCAGAGATTGAATTATCTCAACTTAATCAAGAGTTACTGCCAGATATGTTTGATAATGTCCTCCAAGGCATTGCTAGCAATAACTGTTTAGGTAATATTCAAGAAGGAATTTTATTTGATGGAGGTATGTCTCCAGGATTGTATTATAACCAGAAAACTTATGTAGAAAATCTTGGGCCAATTGGTTCGGTTTTTTTGATCTATAAAAAATAAAACATTAGAAAATTATTACACTATGGTATGAGATTGGTAGGGGCAATTCATGAATTGCCCCTACCTCTATTATTAGTTGAGATGATAGATGGATTTACGTCTTGCTGTAGTAGGTTTTCTTCCATATAGCTAAAACATTACTTACAAAAAATCATGAAAAAACGAACCGCAGAGGGCGCAGAGGACACGGAGAAATAAGAGTTTCAGAGAGTTATTGCGTAAGTCCTATAAATTTTAAAATACTGACTCTTTGACTTTTTTCAAATTCTCAAGCTTATTTGGATTTACCCAACGATTGACAAATTCGTGGTTATGTTTGTATACCTTGATTTGTACTTGCTTAGAACTTAACTGAACTACTTCGGCAGGAATTCTTTGAACATCGCTAGAATCTGCACGAGCCTTGTAAAGCCAAATGACTTTTTGCCCTACTTGAAAATAGTCAGGATTGTTATTTGAAGAAGGCGTTTTTTCTGCCCAAGAAGGGAAAGCAATTACTAAGTTGATTAAAAGTACTAAGACTACTAGAGTAATTTGGAAAAGTTTCATGATCATTGCGCTTGTCTTGGGTCTGTTGGAGCAATCAATCTGCTGATCTAGCATTTAGCTATTCTCCTTCTTGGTTTTATCAAAGTTTAAAGATAAGTACACCAAAATTTCTTTGGTAAATTTAGCGTTAGTTTGGTATTTAAATTTTGGCAAGACACCTACTTTTATCTCATACGCAAAACTACACGCTATAGGGATAATACCCTGCGGTTAGCTTATCGCGGATTTCTCACGCATAGTGTAGGCAGAGAGAGGAGTGTGGGAAGTGTGCGGGGTCAGATTTCTTCCCCATCCTCCCACACTCCTGGATTTCTCACTTGTGAGAAATCCAGGTTATCTGCTTCTCTAGGTTCCCTGCGGGAGGCTACGCAAAAGCGCAGCGTGTCGCAGACAGACACTCCGTGTAGCTTGCTTCGACCTAAGAGTATGCGTTTACATAAATTGCCCCTACTGAAAAGAAAGATTTTCAGTATTGTTTGTGTAAGTCTTGTAAAGTTCAAATCTCTACTGATTTCAGGATAAAGCGACTTATAGAATAAAATCAAATAGTCTTATTTCTTAAAACGATAAATTAAAGTTATGATAATGTTGTGATGCTCTGATTTGAGTTCACAATCTCTATCTCAAGAGCAGTAGACGCAAAATAAGATTTTGTCGTAAAAATTGTTAATATATGGTGCTTTATGAAGCTTAATATATATGACTCGTAGTGTAAGCCAACTTGTGGCAAAGCAACCTAATATTGGCAAACTAATTCGTGCCCTGCGGCAAGAGTTAAATATGTCTAAAGAAAAGTTTGCTGCCAAGCTTAGTGTCACTTTCCTAACAATTAACCCTTGGGAAATGGAGATGTAAGACCTTATCCCTTAAGAATACAGCGAATTAATAATCTACTCAAGGAGTTAAGTGAACGAGGTTAAATTCTTAAGAAAATAGACTCCCGAAAAGAAGAGTAGGCATTGTGAGTTCTTATTCAGAACTCACAATGCCTGATAGCTTGGAATATTGGTCATATAAAAAAGTTGACAATAGAAGAGAGGCAAAACAGCAACTTGCCCTAAAAGACGATTTAAATGCTTTGAAAAGTCACGGCAGAGCCTGTATTTAATTGTATATACCTTTGAATATCCTCTAAAATGACTATTTAGGAGCATCAACGTCTAATTTAGAGGGGATTTTGGCAAAAAGACGACCACAGATATAGCCTTTAACCGACGCATGACCAACCGAGAGGAATTAATGAAGAACGAGTCAACGTCAGCAAGCAACGCCGACGTAAATTTCCTTATCGGCGGGGGTGAAATGGGTGCTAGGATGCGAGAATGGGACTGGTCAAAAAGCTCCCTTGGTCCAACACAGCAGTGGCCACAGAGTTTAAAGACTGCCGTGCGAATTATGCTGACTTGCCGCCAACCCATGTTTGTTTGGTGGGGCGAAGAACTCATAAACCTTTATAATGACCCTTATAAGGCTATTATTGGCGGCAAACATCCAGAAGCACTTGGTCAGCCAGCTTCCTGCGTGTGGCGGGAAATATGGGATCAGGTTGGCCCGCGAGCAGAATCAGCGATGTTGAAGAACGAGGGTACTTATGACGAAGCGCTGCTGCTAATTATGGAGCGCAACGGCTATCCAGAAGAAACCTATTATACTTTTTCATACAGCCCAGTTCCTAATGACCAGGGCGACACAGGCGGGATAATCTGTGCCAATACAGACGACACTCAGCGCATTATTGGTGAACGTCAGTTAGCACTTTTGCGCGAACTAGCGGCTAGGACGGCAGACGCGCGGACATTCGATCAAGCCTGTACACTAAGTGCAAATTGTCTGGAAAGCAACCCTTACGATTTGCCTTTCGCAATGATTTATCTGGTTGATCCAGAACAACAACAAGTTTTTCTAGCTGGAACGTGCCGCATTGGGCAGAATCATGTAGCAGCACCTGAAATAGTCGATCTCGATTCTGATTGCGTTTGGCCCTTTGCGGAAGTGATCGAAACGCATCAGGCAAAACTAATTTCTGCTTTGGAAGTGTCTTTTAGTAGCTTACCCTGTGGTGTTTGGGAGCGATCGCCCCATCAAGCGATCGCAGTACCAATTGCAGCATCCGGTAAGACGGGAAAAGCTGGTATATTAATTGCTGGGTTGAATCCCTTCAGGTTATTCGACGATAACTATAGAAGATTCATTGATTTAGTTGCGGCTCAAATTGCAGCCAGTATTGCCAACGCCCAAGCTTACGAGGAAGAACGCAAACGCGCCGAAGCCTTGGCAGAAATTGATCGCGCTAAAACTGTATTTTTCAGCAACGTCAGCCACGAGTTTCGTACCCCTCTAACCCTGATGTTGGGGCCATTAGAGGAAACCTTAGCTAATTGTGCCAGCCTACTGCCAGCCCACGAACGAGAGCAGTTAGAAATGGTGCAACGGAATGGACTCCGCCTGCTAAAACTAGTTAACAGTCTGCTAGATTTCTCGCGCATCGAAGCCGGACGGGTTCAAGCTTCTTATGAACCCACCGAGCTGGCCACTTTCACCGCAGAACTAGCTAGTGTATTTCGTTCAGCAGTAGAACGCGCAGGGATGGAATTATCAGTCAATTGTCCTTCCCTTCCAGCACCAGTGTATGTAGATCGGGAAATGTGGGAAAAGATTGTTCTTAACCTGCTCTCGAATGCCTTCAAGTTCACGATGACTGGAAAAATCGCGGTAAGCTTGCAGTGGGCAAACGACCATATTGAGTTTGCAGTCAAAGACACAGGAATCGGTATCCCAGCAGAAGAAATTCCCCATCTTTTTAAACGATTCCACCGCGTCAAAGGGGCGCAAGGACGAACTTTTGAAGGATCAGGAATTGGATTATCACTGGTGCAAGAATTGGTGCAAATGCATGGTGGAACAGTCAAAGTAACCAGTGTTCTAGGAGCAGGTAGTTGCTTTACTGTATCAATTCCAACGGGATATGCTCATTTACCTCCAGCCCGGATTAGCGCCCCTCGAACCTTAGCTTCAACTGCATTAGGTACAACCCCTTATCTAGAAGAAGCTCTGCGTTGGCTACCCGAAGAAGGGAATAGGGAACAGGGAATAGGGAATAGGGAGGAATCTTACCTGTCACCTGTCACCTATAACCTGTCACCTTCTTCTCCCCGAATTCTGCTGGCTGATGATAACGCAGATATGCGCGATTATGTCAAACGGCTGTTAAGTCAGCAGTATGAGGTGGAATCAGTGGCGGACGGTTTAGCGGCTTTGGATTCTGCCCGTGGGCGTGTCCCAGATTTGGTATTGACGGACGTAATGATGCCTGGATTAGATGGCTTTGGACTGCTGCAAGAATTACGGGCCAATCCGCAAACGAAAAAAGTTCCCATCATTCTGCTGTCAGCGCGGGCGGGGGAAGAGGCACGGGTGGAAGGTTTAGAAGCGGGAGCCGATGATTACTTAATTAAACCGTTCTCGGCTCGGGAATTGTTAGCACGGGTAGAGGCAGCCCTAAAAATGGCTCGTCTCCGTGAGGAGGCAATGCAACGAGAGCAAGGGCTACGCATTGAAGCTGAGGTGGCAAAAGCACACTTAGAAACTGTCCTTGCTGGCATCCAAGACCAATTTTTTGTGTTGGATCGGGAGTGGAATTACACCTTTGTCAACGATCGCGTCGCAGAAGTTATGGGCATCCAAAAGGAAGAGTTGCTAGATCGGATGATTTGGGAAGTGTTTCCAGATATGGCCAAAAGCGAGTTTTATACCCAGGTTCATTGGGCGATGGCAGAACAGACGGTTGTTCAGTTTGAATACTTCTATCCTGCTTGGCAACGCTGGTTTGAGAATCGCGTCTACCCCTTTGGTGACGGAGTAAGCATCTTTGTTACAGATATCAGCGATCGCAAACAGGCAGAGAAAGCACTTCGTGAAAGCGAAGAACAGTTCCGCAACATGGCTGACAATGCCCCCTTCATGGTTTGGGTAACAGATACCAATAACTATTGCACCTATCTGAGCAAAAGCTGGTATGACTTTACCGGTCAAGGGGAAGAAACG contains:
- a CDS encoding XRE family transcriptional regulator, producing the protein MTRSVSQLVAKQPNIGKLIRALRQELNMSKEKFAAKLSVTFLTINPWEMEM
- a CDS encoding ATP-binding protein, coding for MKNESTSASNADVNFLIGGGEMGARMREWDWSKSSLGPTQQWPQSLKTAVRIMLTCRQPMFVWWGEELINLYNDPYKAIIGGKHPEALGQPASCVWREIWDQVGPRAESAMLKNEGTYDEALLLIMERNGYPEETYYTFSYSPVPNDQGDTGGIICANTDDTQRIIGERQLALLRELAARTADARTFDQACTLSANCLESNPYDLPFAMIYLVDPEQQQVFLAGTCRIGQNHVAAPEIVDLDSDCVWPFAEVIETHQAKLISALEVSFSSLPCGVWERSPHQAIAVPIAASGKTGKAGILIAGLNPFRLFDDNYRRFIDLVAAQIAASIANAQAYEEERKRAEALAEIDRAKTVFFSNVSHEFRTPLTLMLGPLEETLANCASLLPAHEREQLEMVQRNGLRLLKLVNSLLDFSRIEAGRVQASYEPTELATFTAELASVFRSAVERAGMELSVNCPSLPAPVYVDREMWEKIVLNLLSNAFKFTMTGKIAVSLQWANDHIEFAVKDTGIGIPAEEIPHLFKRFHRVKGAQGRTFEGSGIGLSLVQELVQMHGGTVKVTSVLGAGSCFTVSIPTGYAHLPPARISAPRTLASTALGTTPYLEEALRWLPEEGNREQGIGNREESYLSPVTYNLSPSSPRILLADDNADMRDYVKRLLSQQYEVESVADGLAALDSARGRVPDLVLTDVMMPGLDGFGLLQELRANPQTKKVPIILLSARAGEEARVEGLEAGADDYLIKPFSARELLARVEAALKMARLREEAMQREQGLRIEAEVAKAHLETVLAGIQDQFFVLDREWNYTFVNDRVAEVMGIQKEELLDRMIWEVFPDMAKSEFYTQVHWAMAEQTVVQFEYFYPAWQRWFENRVYPFGDGVSIFVTDISDRKQAEKALRESEEQFRNMADNAPFMVWVTDTNNYCTYLSKSWYDFTGQGEETSLGFGWLNAVHPEDYNEARNIFLEASKSCEAFRMEYRLQRKDGEYRWTIDAANPWFGVDGQFKGYIGSVIDITERKTAEAERDRLLELEQAARTEAETANRIKDEFLAVLSHELRSPLNPILGWARLLQTREFQPAEIKKAIATIERNAKLQAQLIEDLLDVSRILQGKLNLKMFPVNLVLVIEAGLETVRLAAEAKDIQIQTMLDASLGQVLGDSDRLQQVIWNLLSNAVKFTPEEGKINIQLEGIDSQAQITVSDTGKGISPEFLPHVFEYFRQADGTTTRRFGGLGLGLAIVRHLIELHGGRIWAESLGEGQGAIFRVRLPLIKKELTSKQQINIDPLNASSTTEILTGIQILVVDDDDDTREFHTFVLEQAGANVIAVASAKEALQALAESEPDILLSDIGMPETDGYMLMRQIRALQLKQAKQIPAIALTAYAGEINQQQAIASGFQRHLSKPVEPDELVKAIATLIGRNG
- a CDS encoding DUF4912 domain-containing protein, encoding MAKERPPLEEMTLRQLRRVASEYSISRYSRMRKSQLLASILEVQRSKTLLSPSRSLEAQETVEAAKFELGQEDRTGGSLADVDEGLADLPSGYGESRIVLLPRDPQWAYTYWDIPNEHKEELRRQGGQQLALRIYDVTDINIEYQSPHSIQEYPADELAREWYLPVPVSDRDYVIDIGYRAADGRWLVLARSARVHIPPVYPSDWIEDVFITVNFEEDLRGKTQYELVPPAKKIAATATANGGVNTNGNPIYDQIFGLAESAEALRVAGSIFGSQHQVPGSARPEQALSSYIFPSGVGMWAVPTVSGLTASGAGMSGVGFSASAVPVRPRQFWLIADAELIVYGATEPDATVTIGGRPIQLNPDGTFRFQMSFQDGLIDYPILAVAADGEQTRSIQMKFNRETPSRNTNTKEEAVLEWFS
- a CDS encoding phosphodiester glycosidase family protein, producing MSTKKLFLLFISIIGASLLSGCQQIEANPVPKASKTCPGKDPKFSIDFFKTNNQGKKNSRGINNVIIFNPKSAELDFKVNLGLSHKLYAKDTRGKLRKEYIPKQFHELIGDENAKLNGQLPIAAINADYIDTDNKPQGLNISRGIEYSGAFKNKRSSFGISGGTPNQRQATIQAGRRNNDILNYNLVGGNGRFYRQGKFKNICQDLGEFACKNATNRSLAAITNQGYVILLVNDLKANSEIELSQLNQELLPDMFDNVLQGIASNNCLGNIQEGILFDGGMSPGLYYNQKTYVENLGPIGSVFLIYKK